Proteins from a genomic interval of Desulfofustis limnaeus:
- a CDS encoding propionyl-CoA synthetase, with amino-acid sequence MADYDKVFAESITNPDVFWAKAAADIDWYQTWEAVLDASNPPFYRWFTGASMNTCYNAVDRHVAGGRGDQVAIIYDSPVTGTVSKITYRHLQDNVARLAGVLRQLGVEKGDTVIIYMPMIPEAAYAMLACARIGAVHSVVFGGFAANELAVRINHAQPKILLTASGAIEGKKTLAYKPIVDEAAGIADHKFKHCVVLQRPFIHAELHPGRDLDWNEALVNAPAVDCVPVAATDPLYILYTSGTTGMPKGVLRDNGGHAVALLWTMKAIYNIDQGDVFWSASDVGWVVGHSYIVYGPLLKGATTVLYEGKPIGTPDAGAFWRVIAQHRVKSLFTAPTAFRAIKKEDPNGTFIAQYDLSRFEALYLAGERLDPDTYHWASKLLKVPVIDHWWQTETGWAIAANCRGIQELPIKPGSPTKAAPGYDVRIVDGAGKEVGPNTEGNIVVKLPLPPGTLVTLWRNDERFVQSYMSTFPGYYETSDGGYIDEDGYIFVMGRMDDVINVAGHRLSTGAMEEVIATHPDIAECAVIGTEDPIKGQVPVGLFVLKSGVERNVDEIKAELVKMVRDKIGAIACFRESSAVARLPKTRSGKILRGTMRSIAAGKQYRAPSTIDDPAILEEISETLKDMGIRRTS; translated from the coding sequence ATGGCCGATTACGACAAAGTGTTTGCCGAAAGTATCACCAACCCCGATGTTTTCTGGGCCAAAGCAGCTGCAGATATCGATTGGTATCAAACCTGGGAGGCCGTTCTCGACGCATCGAACCCGCCTTTTTACCGATGGTTCACCGGCGCCTCGATGAATACCTGTTACAACGCCGTCGATCGGCATGTGGCCGGTGGTCGGGGTGACCAGGTGGCCATCATTTACGACAGTCCGGTGACCGGCACCGTCAGCAAGATAACCTACCGGCACCTGCAGGACAACGTCGCCCGCCTAGCTGGTGTCCTTCGTCAACTCGGGGTTGAGAAAGGCGACACGGTCATCATTTACATGCCGATGATCCCCGAAGCAGCCTACGCCATGCTTGCCTGCGCCCGTATCGGTGCCGTTCATTCCGTGGTCTTCGGCGGTTTTGCCGCCAACGAGCTGGCGGTCCGGATCAACCATGCCCAACCCAAGATCCTCTTGACCGCCTCCGGCGCCATCGAGGGCAAAAAAACGCTGGCCTACAAGCCGATAGTCGACGAGGCCGCCGGTATCGCCGATCACAAATTCAAACACTGTGTTGTTCTCCAGCGACCCTTCATACATGCCGAACTGCACCCCGGCAGAGATCTGGACTGGAACGAGGCGCTCGTCAACGCTCCAGCTGTCGATTGTGTTCCGGTCGCCGCCACCGATCCGCTCTATATCCTCTACACCTCGGGAACAACCGGCATGCCCAAAGGAGTCCTGCGCGATAATGGTGGCCACGCGGTGGCTTTGCTGTGGACCATGAAGGCCATTTACAACATCGATCAAGGCGATGTCTTCTGGTCAGCCTCCGACGTCGGCTGGGTGGTTGGCCACTCGTACATCGTCTACGGGCCGCTGCTCAAAGGCGCCACCACCGTCCTTTACGAAGGCAAACCGATCGGCACTCCAGACGCCGGCGCGTTCTGGCGGGTGATTGCGCAACATCGGGTCAAATCACTGTTCACCGCGCCCACCGCTTTTCGCGCCATCAAAAAGGAGGACCCGAACGGCACCTTCATCGCCCAATACGACCTTTCCCGCTTCGAGGCGCTCTACCTGGCCGGCGAACGACTCGATCCCGACACCTACCACTGGGCCTCCAAACTGCTCAAAGTGCCGGTCATCGACCATTGGTGGCAGACCGAAACGGGGTGGGCCATCGCCGCCAATTGCCGCGGTATCCAAGAACTGCCGATCAAGCCCGGCTCTCCGACCAAAGCAGCCCCCGGCTACGATGTACGGATCGTCGACGGCGCCGGTAAAGAGGTCGGCCCCAATACCGAAGGCAATATCGTCGTCAAACTGCCCCTGCCCCCCGGTACGCTGGTGACACTCTGGCGCAACGACGAACGTTTCGTGCAATCGTACATGTCTACTTTTCCCGGCTATTACGAGACCAGCGATGGCGGCTATATTGACGAAGACGGCTATATCTTTGTCATGGGCAGGATGGACGATGTCATCAACGTGGCCGGCCATCGGTTGTCCACCGGCGCCATGGAGGAAGTCATTGCCACCCATCCGGATATCGCCGAATGCGCCGTCATCGGCACCGAAGACCCGATCAAGGGACAGGTACCGGTCGGCCTCTTCGTACTCAAATCCGGTGTCGAGCGTAATGTCGATGAAATCAAGGCAGAACTGGTCAAAATGGTACGCGACAAAATCGGGGCCATCGCCTGTTTCCGAGAATCCTCAGCTGTCGCACGATTGCCCAAGACCCGATCCGGGAAAATCCTTCGTGGCACCATGCGTTCCATAGCTGCCGGTAAACAGTATCGGGCACCTTCCACCATCGACGACCCGGCCATTCTCGAGGAAATCAGCGAAACGCTGAAAGATATGGGGATCAGACGTACCAGTTGA
- the mfd gene encoding transcription-repair coupling factor — MNENHLSLLSGASLVSGLRGSSPAWFSASRSKQGPLCCILADEQQVSAFEQDLALFTDLPVFSYPGYETPPYTPLSPDPQTAAARLSTLYRSSGTSARFILVISVEALLRRVIPPALLQQRAELLMAGENFDLVTLRNALVAMGYEATSLVRGYGDFSVRGGVLDLFPPPFVLPNGSLHDGPLRLDFFGDTIESIRPFNPLNQRSVGSIDEAVILPTSDIIFAAETPTQRTALVNRFHQRSEELQWDSVQTKELIDRLHQGARFAGIEAFLPLFCADGSTTTATVFDYLPTATTLLLIDPESVLRQARLVEERIAANYANARQNGTPALPPRELFVDTNDLAALGSNFSRIAITDFAPEDQPVVTIPTTGHRLLKQEISLQRKTQGLLGPLAAKIRAWHEDGDRVIICCRSQTRQKMLAELLARSSFSLALLPTPFNLERLDADAGASTLFLCDGPLQEGFSLPEQRCHLLSESELFGEMRLGSKKRQRRGEAEPFNFTELQEGDIVVHREHGLGFYRGLVTMELQGITNDFMLIEYRDGDKLYLPVDRLNQVSRYEGLSDKEPKIDRLGAQAWKNTKKKVSDEVWKIAHELLQIYAARELRSGRAFSSPGSFYRELEESFPFDETPGQDRAINETLDDLLSDKPMDRLICGDVGYGKTEVAIRAAFKVVEDGLQVAVLVPTTVLAEQHAKTFTDRLKDFPVRIECLNRFRSRQEQKKIVADLAEHRIDIVIGTHRLLSKDVSFARLGLLIVDEEHRFGVTHKERIKKIKAEVDVLTLTATPIPRTLQLSLLGIRDLSVISTPPEHRRPIKTFVARYDDLVIKEAVSRELLRGGQVFVVHNRVKSIHRMAATVQSLVPEARIAVAHGQMPGKELEEIMVAFVNHQIDVLISTTIIESGLDIPSANTIIINRADRLGLAEIYQLRGRVGRSATQSFAYLLVPSLDQLSKDSRERLRALMEYNELGGGFKLAMSDLQIRGGGNLLGVSQSGHIAAIGYDLYLDLLQKTVADLKARQHVGEASAIQDDLDPEISLRISAYIPEPYMPDISQRYLMYRRIAALSGPNQPPAEELKAELDDRYGRPPVEVENLFHLVTIKKRLIPLRINKLERGTDNLVFSFLADTPIAAERLFTYIQSRGKRARLLPDGRMIVTIPEATAALVQHIIDQTLTDLYQLIHATQ; from the coding sequence ATGAACGAAAACCACTTATCACTTCTTTCCGGCGCCTCGCTGGTTTCCGGTCTGCGTGGCTCGAGCCCGGCCTGGTTCTCCGCCAGCCGCAGTAAACAAGGCCCCCTTTGCTGTATCCTTGCCGATGAACAGCAGGTCTCAGCCTTCGAACAGGACCTGGCGTTATTTACCGATCTGCCGGTCTTCTCCTATCCCGGTTACGAAACCCCTCCCTACACGCCGCTATCGCCCGATCCCCAGACCGCCGCCGCCCGCTTGTCGACGCTCTATCGAAGTAGTGGAACCAGCGCCCGATTCATCCTGGTGATTTCGGTCGAGGCCCTGCTGCGCCGGGTCATCCCGCCCGCACTGCTGCAACAGCGGGCCGAGCTGCTCATGGCTGGTGAAAATTTCGATCTGGTAACGCTGCGTAACGCGCTGGTTGCCATGGGGTACGAAGCAACCTCGCTGGTTCGCGGCTATGGCGATTTTTCAGTCCGAGGGGGGGTCCTGGACCTCTTTCCTCCCCCGTTCGTGCTACCAAACGGGTCTCTGCATGACGGACCACTGCGGTTAGACTTCTTTGGCGATACCATAGAATCGATTCGCCCTTTCAATCCCTTGAACCAACGTTCAGTCGGCAGTATCGACGAGGCGGTCATCCTCCCGACCAGCGATATCATTTTCGCAGCCGAGACGCCCACGCAACGCACGGCTCTGGTGAACAGGTTCCACCAGCGTAGCGAAGAACTTCAGTGGGATTCAGTGCAGACCAAAGAACTCATCGACCGATTGCACCAGGGCGCACGGTTTGCCGGAATCGAGGCTTTTTTGCCGTTGTTCTGTGCCGATGGTTCCACCACTACCGCCACCGTCTTCGATTATCTGCCGACGGCTACGACGCTCCTGTTGATCGACCCCGAGTCCGTCCTGCGCCAAGCACGTTTGGTGGAAGAACGAATCGCAGCCAATTACGCCAACGCCCGCCAGAACGGTACCCCGGCCCTGCCGCCCCGGGAGCTGTTTGTCGACACCAACGACCTGGCTGCCCTCGGCAGCAATTTTTCACGTATCGCGATAACCGACTTCGCCCCCGAAGACCAGCCGGTAGTCACCATTCCCACCACCGGCCATCGTTTGCTCAAGCAGGAGATATCCCTGCAACGTAAAACCCAGGGGTTGCTCGGCCCGCTGGCTGCAAAAATACGTGCATGGCACGAAGACGGTGACCGGGTGATCATCTGCTGCCGCTCCCAGACCAGACAGAAAATGCTGGCCGAACTGTTGGCGCGCTCTTCCTTCTCGCTTGCCCTCCTGCCAACGCCTTTTAATCTCGAGCGGTTGGATGCCGACGCTGGAGCGTCAACGCTCTTTCTCTGCGACGGTCCGTTGCAGGAAGGATTCAGTCTGCCGGAACAACGCTGCCATCTGCTGTCGGAGAGCGAGCTGTTCGGCGAGATGCGGCTGGGCAGCAAAAAACGGCAACGACGCGGCGAGGCGGAACCGTTCAATTTTACCGAGCTGCAGGAAGGCGACATCGTCGTCCACCGGGAACACGGTCTCGGGTTTTATCGGGGCCTGGTGACCATGGAATTGCAAGGAATAACCAACGATTTCATGTTGATCGAGTACCGGGACGGTGACAAACTCTACCTCCCTGTCGATCGGCTTAACCAGGTCAGCCGCTACGAGGGGCTGTCCGACAAGGAACCGAAGATTGATCGGCTCGGCGCTCAAGCTTGGAAGAACACCAAGAAAAAGGTCTCGGATGAGGTTTGGAAAATAGCCCACGAGTTGCTGCAGATCTACGCTGCCCGAGAACTGCGAAGTGGCCGGGCGTTCTCTTCTCCCGGCAGTTTCTATCGGGAGTTGGAGGAATCCTTCCCCTTTGACGAAACCCCCGGCCAGGATCGAGCCATCAATGAGACGCTCGACGACCTTCTCTCAGACAAACCGATGGATCGACTGATCTGCGGTGATGTCGGGTACGGTAAGACGGAAGTGGCCATCCGGGCGGCATTCAAAGTCGTAGAGGACGGTTTGCAGGTGGCGGTCCTGGTACCAACCACCGTCCTGGCCGAACAGCATGCCAAGACTTTTACCGATCGCCTCAAGGACTTCCCGGTACGAATCGAGTGCCTCAATCGTTTCCGCTCACGCCAGGAACAGAAGAAGATCGTGGCCGACCTGGCCGAGCACCGAATCGACATCGTCATCGGCACCCATCGGCTGCTGTCCAAAGATGTGTCATTCGCCCGACTTGGCCTGCTCATCGTCGATGAAGAACACCGGTTCGGCGTGACGCACAAGGAGCGGATCAAAAAGATCAAGGCCGAGGTGGACGTCCTCACCCTGACGGCAACCCCGATCCCGCGCACCCTGCAATTATCCCTGCTGGGAATCCGCGATCTCTCGGTCATCTCCACACCGCCCGAGCATCGCCGACCGATCAAGACCTTTGTCGCCCGTTACGACGATCTGGTCATTAAAGAGGCGGTGAGCCGGGAGCTGCTGCGCGGCGGGCAGGTCTTCGTGGTCCATAATCGGGTCAAGTCGATACACCGCATGGCCGCCACCGTCCAGAGCCTGGTCCCCGAAGCCAGAATCGCCGTGGCCCACGGACAGATGCCGGGCAAGGAGTTGGAAGAAATCATGGTGGCCTTCGTCAACCACCAGATCGACGTGTTGATCAGCACCACCATCATTGAATCCGGCCTCGACATCCCCAGCGCAAACACCATCATCATCAACCGTGCCGATCGCCTCGGTTTAGCCGAGATCTACCAATTGCGCGGCCGCGTCGGACGTTCGGCGACCCAATCCTTTGCCTACCTGCTGGTACCGTCACTCGACCAGCTGTCCAAAGACTCCCGAGAACGGCTGCGGGCGTTGATGGAATACAACGAGTTGGGCGGTGGTTTCAAACTGGCCATGTCCGACCTGCAGATCCGCGGCGGCGGCAACCTGCTCGGTGTTTCGCAGAGCGGTCATATCGCCGCCATTGGCTATGATCTGTACCTGGATTTACTGCAAAAAACGGTGGCGGACCTGAAGGCCCGGCAACACGTCGGCGAGGCATCGGCCATCCAGGACGACCTGGACCCGGAAATCAGCCTCCGTATTTCGGCCTACATCCCGGAGCCGTACATGCCGGACATCAGCCAGCGTTACCTGATGTACCGACGGATAGCCGCCTTGAGCGGCCCCAACCAACCACCGGCAGAGGAGCTCAAGGCGGAACTTGACGACCGTTACGGCCGCCCCCCCGTCGAGGTGGAGAACTTGTTTCATCTCGTCACCATCAAGAAGCGATTGATTCCCCTGCGCATCAACAAGCTAGAACGAGGTACCGACAACCTGGTCTTTTCCTTCCTTGCCGACACCCCCATTGCCGCTGAACGATTGTTCACCTACATTCAGAGTCGCGGCAAACGAGCGCGACTGCTACCCGATGGCCGAATGATCGTCACGATCCCAGAGGCGACGGCGGCACTCGTGCAGCACATAATCGACCAAACACTTACCGATCTGTATCAGCTGATCCATGCCACACAGTAA
- the yrfG gene encoding GMP/IMP nucleotidase, with the protein MPHSNISNGSPAAVDWSAIETVLLDLDGTLLDKYFDDYFWEEYVPLVYARKNGITPARSRSLLLQRYRTVENTLHWTNLDFWSEQLELDIVQLKLSVDHLIALRPYALDFLDFLEQLGKEMYLVTAAHPKTLQIKLDKVAIGHRFHRIICTDDLGLPKEEPDFWYRLARYVTFSPGQTLLADDTAGVLDSARRYGIEHLIFIAQPNSRSDIRHHHEYRSIAHFNELMPPPLADPAKPAATSR; encoded by the coding sequence ATGCCACACAGTAATATAAGCAACGGGTCACCCGCCGCCGTCGACTGGTCGGCTATTGAAACTGTCCTTCTCGACTTGGATGGGACCCTGCTCGATAAGTATTTCGATGACTATTTCTGGGAAGAATATGTGCCTCTGGTCTACGCCCGGAAAAACGGAATAACTCCGGCTCGATCACGCTCCTTGCTGTTGCAGCGCTATCGAACGGTGGAAAATACCCTGCACTGGACCAACCTCGATTTCTGGTCGGAACAACTCGAGCTTGATATCGTGCAGCTGAAGCTCAGCGTCGATCACCTCATCGCTCTTCGCCCCTATGCACTTGATTTTCTCGATTTTCTCGAACAACTCGGCAAAGAGATGTACCTGGTGACCGCCGCTCATCCGAAGACCTTGCAAATCAAACTGGACAAGGTTGCCATTGGTCATCGTTTTCACCGCATCATTTGTACCGATGACCTCGGCCTGCCCAAAGAAGAGCCTGATTTTTGGTACCGGCTGGCACGCTACGTCACCTTTTCTCCTGGTCAGACCCTGCTCGCCGACGATACCGCCGGGGTCCTGGACAGCGCCAGACGGTATGGGATCGAGCATCTAATCTTCATCGCCCAACCGAACTCCAGATCCGATATTCGACACCATCACGAATACCGATCCATCGCCCATTTCAACGAACTCATGCCCCCTCCCCTCGCAGATCCGGCCAAACCGGCAGCAACGTCTCGTTAA